Genomic window (Capsicum annuum cultivar UCD-10X-F1 chromosome 10, UCD10Xv1.1, whole genome shotgun sequence):
CTACAGGGAGGGCAACCAATTAGCCGATCATCTTGCTAACTTAGCCATAAATACATATGCTTGACAAGTTACCAGCAATTAGAGAAAAGAGGAAAAGTCATATTAAACAGTGAAAAATGGCAGAGTCCATACTTGAGGATCATACCAGTCAAATGATAAGGGGCAGGGGGAAATTCAAGCTGAATAGTTTACATACAACTTATATACAGAAGTTAGTAGCATAAAACAAGGTGCATGTACTACTCCTAAGCTATTACAACCAACAAAAAGGACTTTCAGCACCATGGGAGGGTCGATGGGCCAGATGGAGCTTCATAAACATGAGATGGAGACGGCTAATCGAACACTCGTGGGTCCAAGAAACTCATTTTCTTGATCCCTACCATATCTATGGACCACAAGCAAGAGAAGGTGAGGTTAAATCAACCAGATCCAGAAAAAACAAAGGGAGACAAGAAGAGGGCAACATACTTGGTAGTTACAGCCCATCTCAGAAGACCAAATCCCTCTTAGCTGCATAAAAACCTTCACACTTTCCTATCTACTGGAGAACGCAACTACAGAAAGAGGAGCATCATTACTCAGCTGAACAGGGAAATCGAAGAACAAATAAGGGAGGAAGAGTCAGTACTTACTTCTGCAAGCTGAATGCAAGAAGAAATCAAGATAAAGGAGGCACAGCATTGATCACCCAAAGTACCATCAGAATCAAGCTCAGATTCGAGAAAGGGAGCACCATTGTGGAAGGAGGCGGAGACAAGATGAAGATTAGGAAACTAGACTGTTTTTGAAACCCTACTCTTGCTATTTGTTAATAAGGTGGATCCTGGTTGGGCCGGGTCAAGTGAATAGTAATAGGCTGATGTTTTTTTGTATGATGGGTTGGTCCATTATGTGACGATTAttgataaaatacaaaattaaacccCAAAAAAGAGTAGAcatgataaagaaaagaaaacctAAAAAACTAAAGGAAACAACACTGCCAAAAGACCCAACTGACGGCAAActttccaaaaaaaattctaataaaacCTAATAAAATGTAGTAGTATTCGGTTACGACTCTATTTATAGTCCTTTTATCAATTAAGCTATAAATTTATGTCAAGACTGATAAAAAATCACCAAGtaatttaatcaatattttaagaatattttcatctcaaagcctCAGCCGCCACTAATGGAATCACTGCAGCCAATTCTTTCCGAAGACATTACATTTGAAATTCTCGTAAGATTACCTGTGAAAACATTATTGAGGATGAGGAGTGTTTTGAAATCTTGGCTTTCTCTTGTCTCTAGTCCCCAATTCGTCAGAAAGCATCTACAACATCCGGTCACGAATCAAGAATTTAGTCTCCTTTGTACCAATAATCGCGAAACTTTTCAGACTTGCCCTCTTAACACAATTATGTACAAAGAAGATCCTCCGACTAGTATACCCATTGACCTCGATTTTGATTGGCAAGTGACATCACATCGTCAATGTAACATTGTGGGTTCATGTGATGGGTTGTTATGTTTAACTAACgagtttatgaattttaaaatatggaATCCATCAACTAGAGAATTGAGAAAAATTCCCGCCCTTCCATGGAGTGGTTTATGTCCTCAGGCTCAGGCTTATGGTTTTGTTTATAATGAGCATGAAAATGATTACAAAGTGGTTGTAATTGCGTGGAATAACTATAGTGATATTTTGCGTGAGGTTAACTTTTATAGCCTACGAACTAATTCATGGCAAAAGATAATAGAGTTGCCAAGTACTGCTATCGGTATAGGCGGCTATTTTGGTGAATTTGGTACACTTGTAAATCGAAGACTTCATTGGGTCGCAATCGATGCTAAAGTTGGTTCAAATAAGTTTATTTTCTCATTAGACCTCGTTGATGCAATATATGGGAATGTAGCATTGCCCAATCCTGAAGATAAGTCTGAATTTGATTGGCACATAGGGACATTGGGAGGTAATTTATGcgtatcctatcagtactttcATCACAATAAACTGCCCCAAATGGATGTGTGGGTAATGAAGGAATATGAAGTTGTCGAGTCATGAACTAGGGTGGTCTCGGCCTCGAAGACTTTTTGTTTTAGCCCGGTCTTCATATTCCAGAATAATGAATTTTACTGCACGGGTCAGTTGTAGTGTTGTATAAATCAACACATGACAGTTCCAAGGATCCTATGAGTCTGATCATTCTTAATGGTAGTCAAATTTTTGTGTACATTGAAAGTCTTGTTTCAAATCCTAGTTCTTATTAGTGAGTAGATTTCTTTTACCTATACGACTTAACTATCTCACATTTCTCGATAAAGTGATTGGATTGCTGAGATTTGATATGTGATCGGTGATCGCAATTATATTGATGTTCCAATGTCCCTTTGAAAACGTATTGACTTGATTTCACAAGAGGAATCAATGCAATGAATAAATTTATTTACTTGTGCATGTTgctctttttctttcattatttgtgTTTGGTTTACATTCTTGGCTGGCTTTTGCTTCACAAACAAAAGTTGGAGTATTCATGATGTAAAGGAAGAGTTCTAAAACTAGTGGAACATTATCATCACAAATGGAAACTGGAATGTTCCAAGATTGCAGAACACCCTAGGAGACAATACAATTCAGCACATTCAGACAATTGGTATTGGCAAGCAAGATAAACAAGACAAAGTTTACCGAGAATTAACCAAAGATGGAAAGTTTTCCAATAAATCATCTTGGCACATTATCAGAGACAAAAAACCAATCAACCGGAACTTAAATCAGGAATGGAATCCAAACATTCCTTTAAATATCTCATTCTTTGTTTGGAAATTTTGGAAGGGCAAACTCCCTATTGATGAAGTAATAGAAAGATTCGGGATCCGCAGGAACTCAACTAGTAAATGCTGCACCATCCCTAGAAGCGAGTCCATCCAACATGTTTTTATGCATGGAGAAGCAGCCCAAAAACTTGGAATCACTTTGGAGGGCCACTGGGAATCAGAGGACACACAGGAACCATTCGACACATGCTTCATGAATGGTGGAATTAGAAGTCCAAGAACACGGTGTATCCTTTGGTTCCACAATCAGtccacatttttattttttggggaaaTCTGGAAGCAAATACAGGAACAAGAGAAGCTTCAACAAATATATGATGGTTCATCACATTTTCTGGAAAATACAAAGTGCTGTTAACAAGGCTTTTCCTAACTTAGTTTTGACACTACCCTGGGCCACATTTTGTGATGATTTTATCAAATTGAAACCGATTGTTAATTGCTTTCCTGTATGTTGGCAATTCCCAACAAATGGGACTCTGAAGATAAACACGGACGGAAGCTTTAGTGCCAGTACTGGAAGAGCACGAATGGGAAGAATTTTGAGGGAAGATTGGGGCGAATTTATAATGGCTTTCTCATCCTCTTTGGAGAGTAACAGCAGCATAGAAGCGGAAGCACTGGAAGCTCGTAAAGGATTAGAATTgtgctataaaaaaatttaagtcatTTCCGTTTGGATATTGAGTCGAAGGCTGTTTTTCAAATGAGAACCTAAATTCTATTAACACTAAATTGAAAAAACCTAAACTGTTGCCGTACGGGAAGAAACTGCTGCCCTAGAAGGAAGAAACTGTTGCCCTAAAGAATTGCTCCTGTAACTATTTGATGGGAAAACAATATAAAATTATAGGTGCGGACTAAGTTTTTAAGTAAAGAAAATTCATCTCCTAAAATACATCAATATTCTAAGTACTTAGAAGACTCACTGAAAATGAAAAGCGAATGCCGACAACTCCGACAAACTCCAACAATGACTGAAGGTACGCCAGTTTAAAATTCTACAGCGCTATTGCTCTGTATTTCTTACATGGTATCAGTATCAGAGAAATCAATTAACCTCTGCTTTGTTATTTTCAGACTTTGCGTGAAATGATTTAGATAGATCTAAATTTTCAGATCCAATTTTTTAAAGCATAGATGCAATCTAATGTTGAAAATCATAATTACATTGATTTTCTAGCGTTTATGTTTCTGTTTTCCTATCCGTGATggccaaaatttatttttataacatgTTATAACCGGGTCAAAGCTCATCCGGTTGAATGAAGGAGATCACTCAGTGggtaaaaaagattttttctatccataaatctttttctttatgtttttaaaataataaatcactGCTTTACATGTGAAAGactcttaggggtcgtttggtatagtgtataagatcaatgcaaaatatagtgtattagtaatgcttgtattagtaatgtttgtattacttatgcttgtattagttatgcatgtattatgtcttatacattgtttagtttgatgtataagaaataatacatcttacataatttctataaaagaaatgtttgtttacaaaaatagtcttctttgattttgtacacttttttgtaacaaaatttttttgccatctaaaatataattagtattgttgaactagtatatagaggtttcggattaattgtaagaccttcgtctttgcgcaTGAAATATTATGCCAACAGATTAACATaatcgaaacaaaaataaaatataagacgtaaaattaagaaatagtctcaaattttttaaaaaatcttttttaagaCCCTCAAAGCAAAGCAAAtatatgttacaattatttaaatcaattattcattgttgtagattaaaatggtggggaaaaaattgtgaaatgttttgaaaagattcactattgcaaattaaagtggtgggaaaaagaatggtgaaatattttgagaggaaatTTAGGGGTATTAAGATCATTTAATAAGgtaatgcatgtattaaagactttgcattactaatacatagaaaatgagtggtattagtaatacacaccttaatacacaataaaatgtataactaatgtttgcattagttatacattgactaaaaattgtaccaaacaacgtattcataatacacattaattaatacatgtattatttttgtcaatacactctaccaaacgaccccttaatgaaGTGGGATCATGATAtacttttatttatgaaataagtAATGGGACAGTGACTTTTTATTGAGAGTTTTAATACAGCAgataggggtgtacataggttgggttgatttaattttttattaaattcaaaccaaaccaattatattggtttattaaaactataaaccaaatcaaaccaacataaaattggttttttcgatttaggttttagtcggttctttcgatttttttgggttttctcgattttttttataatctttattttttacaattatattgtgattgaagactagatcaaatacgttttcactcatgtgctaatgaaaaaactcaattatgataaattgaggagcaaaaaaactctcttgaaactaaaaagtaagatgaagagagaaaaaagtttagtttttaagtttatattgatttttggattattttattagcaattaatggacaaatattacaactatctatctatccatatatatactagtttagtatacGTGTTTTGCATGTGTATTTGATGTTAATATATTTGAGTCACAAAATAAATACTAACGAAAAACTTTAAGTCCTAAAATAGTtcaattttttgaagtttaattacaCATCTCTTTTTAAGAAATTATAGACTTCTTGTTGTTTAAAACTTTGaaataaattgagaatttattattttaactttCAAGTTCCTATTGaatatttaagtccaaatataaaaactaatattaacaattaaataccttataaaatttatatttcaaggTTTTAATATCTCACCTGAatcatttaagaaaattattGTAACTTATCAACTTTTTTTGACGAAAAGAACAACTACTATTAACTCTTTTAAAAGTCAAGCTAGAAGAGAAATTGaggttaaaataaattaaaatgatgattttgacctcatttgtttgattttaatttgaaagaTTTATACATTAATTCATTTAAGTACGTCTATTTTTTCTACTCAAAAATCTCGTAAtgaaagacaataaaatttaagtaataATACTTAGAAATAAACTAAGAACttgctattttaatttttaagttccTATCCAATATTCAGgtccaaatataaaaattaatattaacacaaataatttctaaaattcaaatttcaaggtTTAAATATTTTACCTAAATcctttatgaaaaatattataaacttaTCAACTTTTTTTGACGAAAAGGACTACTACTATTAATTCTTCTAAAAGTCAGGCTAAGAGAGAAATTGaggttaaaataaatttaaattttgtatgattttaatcTGAATGGAGATATTAATTCATTATGTACCTGTACGtttttttttaactcaaaaatctcgAAATGAATTTAAGTACGTCCAGTGATTCAGATCTATgacaaatatgataaaataagatataaataaCAGTCAAAACAACTATTATATTTTAACTAAGAGCACAAATATAACAGATGACAATCACTCAAACAGAGCCCACCATTTTTCATTGTTAAATAATTTAAGCTAATCATCAATTTGGAATTGAATTTGTGAGAAATTGATTATCAATCCAAATACACAATTGACAACATAACGATAAAGTGAGTTGTACATAAATTgaaccaaaaaaatgaaaatattaagagaagaaaataatTATTCCTACGTACCTCTTTTTCATGGAATTTAATCACCACACAAAGCAACTTCTTTTATAGAAGGAGTATTTATAAACCAAAAAAGAATTTGATTTTTAACTCCTATATGATTTGTATTAGGATACTAtcaattgtgaaaaacaaaaaaaaaaaggactcttataatataataaaaaggaCTCTCACTTCAATTTTTATTCtgccaattaaaaatattttgtcaaaaatataaatgatttttttttaatttccacaAAAAAAGGCAGTTTTCTACTTATCCAAACCTGCCTGTTTGTATTGCCAAAAAAACCATATCTTTggatttttaatatatatatatatatatatatatataaaagtaggACAATGTTTATTAGGactcttattatatatttagtttacaaaaatcctattatatatctattttgcaaaaaaaaaaaaaaatgagattttttattttttaaatataataaaaatagtaaatgacaattttgtctaaagaattATCTTTTaacgaa
Coding sequences:
- the LOC107853011 gene encoding F-box/kelch-repeat protein At3g23880-like; translated protein: MESLQPILSEDITFEILVRLPVKTLLRMRSVLKSWLSLVSSPQFVRKHLQHPVTNQEFSLLCTNNRETFQTCPLNTIMYKEDPPTSIPIDLDFDWQVTSHRQCNIVGSCDGLLCLTNEFMNFKIWNPSTRELRKIPALPWSGLCPQAQAYGFVYNEHENDYKVVVIAWNNYSDILREVNFYSLRTNSWQKIIELPSTAIGIGGYFGEFGTLVNRRLHWVAIDAKVGSNKFIFSLDLVDAIYGNVALPNPEDKSEFDWHIGTLGGTQLVNAAPSLEASPSNMFLCMEKQPKNLESLWRATGNQRTHRNHSTHAS